The following proteins come from a genomic window of Nautilia profundicola AmH:
- a CDS encoding YbaB/EbfC family nucleoid-associated protein encodes MFGNVDLNEMLQKIQEQMQEADNKIYTATSGGGLVEASVNGKFEVIDIKIDDSLLEDKESLQILLMSAINDAIKMAVEDKKSQALNMFGGLNIGQ; translated from the coding sequence GGTAATGTAGATTTAAACGAAATGCTCCAAAAAATTCAAGAGCAAATGCAAGAAGCCGATAATAAAATATATACCGCAACAAGCGGAGGGGGGCTTGTGGAAGCGAGTGTAAACGGAAAATTTGAAGTAATAGATATTAAAATAGACGATTCGCTTTTGGAAGACAAAGAATCGCTTCAGATTCTTTTAATGAGTGCGATAAACGACGCTATAAAAATGGCTGTGGAAGATAAAAAATCACAGGCTCTGAATATGTTTGGAGGTTTAAATATAGGACAATGA